One Lentimicrobiaceae bacterium genomic region harbors:
- a CDS encoding FAD synthetase family protein produces HPRQVLQPISDFKYILTQNEKIELLKQTSLKNLIIINFDLNFAKTNYQDFVVNYLVNKLNISAIVLGFDHHFGKNREGNNELLSDLGEKYNFRVKQISDIKVKNHSVSSTAIRDAIMGSEIKKANELLGYDFFVFEKLNFLETVDEKHIKFSISVADDKVMPQKGVFRVYINCGDDCSKGLLIINPKDNTNLIFTKNTPENLLLDNRVANIALLETVSENCNDFHNFINKIDF; encoded by the coding sequence TCACCCAAGACAAGTTTTACAACCTATAAGCGACTTCAAGTACATTCTTACACAAAACGAAAAAATTGAACTACTAAAACAAACATCTCTTAAAAACCTTATCATCATTAACTTTGACCTGAATTTTGCCAAAACGAATTATCAGGATTTTGTTGTGAATTATTTGGTAAATAAATTAAACATTTCGGCTATTGTTTTAGGCTTTGACCATCATTTTGGTAAGAACAGAGAAGGCAACAACGAACTTTTATCCGATTTGGGAGAGAAATATAATTTCAGAGTGAAACAGATTTCAGATATTAAGGTTAAAAATCACTCTGTAAGCTCCACAGCTATACGCGATGCAATTATGGGTTCCGAAATAAAAAAAGCTAATGAGTTATTGGGATACGATTTTTTTGTTTTTGAAAAGTTGAATTTCTTGGAAACCGTTGATGAAAAACATATTAAGTTTTCAATTTCTGTTGCCGACGACAAAGTTATGCCTCAAAAAGGTGTTTTTCGTGTTTATATTAATTGCGGAGATGATTGTAGTAAAGGACTTTTAATCATTAATCCCAAGGATAACACTAATCTAATATTTACTAAAAACACACCCGAAAACTTATTGCTCGACAATCGCGTGGCTAACATTGCTTTGCTTGAAACTGTTTCGGAAAATTGCAACGATTTTCATAATTTTATTAATAAAATTGATTTTTGA
- a CDS encoding MBL fold metallo-hydrolase: MKIIFLGTGTSVGTPVIACNCEVCKSNDKRDFRFRTSLFIEHENAKIVIDCGPDFRLQMLNNNINDIDAVFFTHKHRDHTAGIDDIRPFNFMLNKAVDVVANSETIKEIRAGNKYIFDKIYKDAPCLNIIKIENKEFEYKGINIKPINVLHANETVFGYRIAGLTYITDANYISETELQKAKNSDVLILNSLARYKHRSHFSLDESLQIIEQVKPRVAYLTHISHGMGLHAQTQSELPENVFLAYDGLIIEM; encoded by the coding sequence ATGAAGATAATATTCTTAGGCACAGGGACATCGGTAGGAACGCCAGTAATAGCTTGCAATTGCGAAGTATGCAAAAGCAACGATAAGCGAGATTTTAGATTCAGAACTTCACTCTTTATTGAACACGAAAATGCTAAAATTGTTATCGATTGCGGTCCAGACTTCCGATTGCAAATGCTTAATAACAACATAAACGACATAGATGCTGTTTTCTTCACACACAAGCACCGCGATCATACGGCAGGAATAGACGACATAAGACCTTTTAACTTTATGCTCAACAAAGCCGTTGATGTTGTCGCAAATAGCGAAACAATAAAAGAAATAAGGGCTGGCAATAAATACATTTTTGATAAAATATACAAAGATGCACCTTGCCTAAACATTATTAAAATAGAAAATAAAGAATTTGAATACAAAGGCATCAACATCAAGCCAATCAACGTATTGCATGCCAACGAAACGGTTTTCGGATACCGAATTGCCGGACTTACCTACATAACCGATGCTAATTACATCTCGGAAACCGAGTTGCAAAAAGCTAAAAACAGCGATGTTTTGATATTAAATTCGTTAGCACGATACAAGCATCGTTCACATTTTTCGCTTGACGAATCATTGCAAATTATTGAGCAAGTAAAACCAAGAGTTGCTTATCTGACGCATATCAGTCATGGTATGGGATTACACGCTCAAACACAGTCGGAACTACCGGAAAATGTTTTTTTAGCTTACGATGGATTGATAATTGAGATGTAG